One Phaseolus vulgaris cultivar G19833 chromosome 2, P. vulgaris v2.0, whole genome shotgun sequence DNA window includes the following coding sequences:
- the LOC137810932 gene encoding peroxidase 64-like produces the protein MATMVAFLNLVIMLSVVSTGKSLSLNYYENTCPKVECIVAKAVKDATAKDKTVPAALLRMHFHDCFIRGCDASVLLNSKGNSKAEKDGPPNVSLHAFYVIDAAKKALEAACPGVVSCADILALAARDAVFLSGGPTWDVSKGRKDGRTSKASETIQLPAPTFNLSQLRQSFSQRGLSGENLVALSGGHTLGFSHCSSFRSRLHNFSATHDVDPSLNPTFAAKLKSICPVKNQAKKAGTTMDPSSATFDNTYYRLILQNKGLFSSDQALLDNPDTKNLVTKFATSQKAFYQAFAESMIKMSSINGGQEVRKDCRVVN, from the exons ATGGCTACCATGGTTGCTTTCTTGAACTTGGTCATCATGCTTTCAGTAGTATCTACCGGAAAGTCACTGAGCTTAAACTACTACGAAAATACATGCCCTAAAGTGGAGTGCATTGTTGCCAAGGCAGTGAAGGATGCCACTGCTAAGGACAAAACTGTTCCTGCAGCTCTGCTTCGAATGCACTTCCACGATTGTTTCATTCGG GGGTGTGATGCCTCCGTGCTGTTAAATTCAAAAGGAAACAGCAAAGCAGAAAAAGATGGGCCACcaaatgtttctttgcatgCATTCTATGTCATTGATGCAGCAAAGAAAGCATTAGAAGCCGCATGCCCTGGTGTGGTCTCTTGCGCTGATATCCTAGCTCTGGCAGCAAGGGATGCAGTTTTTCTG TCTGGAGGACCTACATGGGATGTTTCTAAAGGAAGAAAGGATGGAAGAACATCTAAGGCCAGTGAAACCATACAGTTACCAGCTCCAACCTTCAACTTATCACAACTGCGGCAAAGCTTCTCTCAAAGAGGACTGTCTGGGGAAAACTTAGTAGCTCTGTCAG GGGGGCATACTTTGGGTTTTTCTCACTGCTCATCTTTCCGGAGCAGACTCCACAACTTCAGTGCTACACATGATGTTGACCCTTCATTAAATCCGACATTTGCAGCAAAACTGAAATCAATTTGTCCAGTAAAAAATCAGGCAAAAAAAGCAGGCACCACTATGGACCCTTCTTCAGCAACTTTCGATAATACATATTACAGGTTGATCCTCCAAAATAAAGGCTTGTTTTCTTCTGATCAAGCTTTGCTTGATAACCCAGACACCAAGAATCTGGTTACTAAGTTTGCCACCTCACAAAAGGCTTTTTATCAGGCTTTCGCTGAGTCCATGATCAAAATGAGTAGCATCAACGGGGGACAAGAGGTTAGGAAGGACTGCAGAGTGGtcaattaa